In Erpetoichthys calabaricus chromosome 6, fErpCal1.3, whole genome shotgun sequence, one genomic interval encodes:
- the LOC114653136 gene encoding uncharacterized protein K02A2.6-like, with protein MAMITGHFGPFDDSVEQWGDYKERFEFFVKANAIDDDLKVPTFLSVIGAKTFSLLRSLVRPGKPGDKSFDDIAKILDSHFSPKPLLIAERFRFHKRNQEEGESVAQYVAVLKKLTEYCEFGANLDDALRDRLVCGLRSEGLQKRLLTEANLTLQKAIEIAVSMELAAKEAQQLGAAARKENKTDSETDSEAELLIKTLNKKRGSAAYTITAMLEGHPVKMEVDTGAAVSLISEKLFKKKLNHLPLKHPKIIIKTYTGESVPMLGKTKVQVELNGQRTKLPVYIVKGDYPALMGRSWLEKVQLDWTKVSAVSVEQSELNLVLRKHQAVFQEELGSITGIKVTLRVQQNCQPRFLKARSVPYALRPKVEADIDRLVKLGVLDPVSHSEWATPVVPVVKSDGSVQLCGDFKVTVNPVLIAEQYPLPVIEDIFAGLAGGNKFSKIDLSQAYLQMHVDEDSQKYLTITTHKGLYRYCRLPFGITSAPALFQRAMDQILSGLPGVQCYLDDILVTGRDDKEHMANLDKTLSRLEKYGLRVNKEKCDFFKMSVEYLGHVIDSEGLHTAPSKVKAIVDAPAPSNVSQLRSFLGLVNYYGRFIPQLATLLKPLHELLCESRPWKWSQECETTFSKTKAALADKRVLTHFDPSLPIQLACDASPYGVGAVVSHIMSTGEERPIAFASRTLSKTETKYPQIEKEALSIIFGIKKFHTYLFGRKFTLLTDHRPLTSIFGSHTGVPSMAASRLQRWALLLGAHNYEIKYRRSEAHGNADGLSRLPLPDQPREQGQKIFYFKMVENAPITAHQIKQETKGDYTLSKLLTCILKGQDLSTLNALPDVQPYLSRGKELSVTAGCLMWGMRVIIPQRLRKPILDELHLGHCGIVRMKELAWSYFWWPGLDRDIEEKANSCSSCQGLRNMPSPAPLHPWEWPASPWQRVHLDFAGPVEGVMVLVAVDAHSKWPEITVMPDITSEKTIQTLREMFARFGLPEQIVTDNGPSFVSQEMEEFLKGNGIKHLLSSPYHPSTNGLAERMVQTLKHALKASKSEAPFKQRLYTFLLKYRNTPHATTGMSPADLFLKRQLRTRLDLLRPATTQMRVYDKQHDQVKQRAKRAKDREFFSGDAVLARNYSTTEKWVPATILQKTGPVSYKVCTRDHQTWRRHVEQLLPSIPVEEAGSTETSEEPSFSELIQSQPGIPPDSTVSIPADAVVPRLPEVALGDEHTSAVRRNPLRSRKPPDRLNL; from the exons ATGGCAATGATAACGGGACATTTCGGGCCATTCGATGATTCAGTTGAGCAATGGGGCGATTATAAAGAGCGATTTGAGTTTTTTGTGAAAGCCAACGCCATTGACGATGACTTGAAAGTGCCGACATTTCTTAGCGTTATCGGGGCAAAGACATTTAGTCTACTGAGAAGTTTGGTACGGCCAGGAAAACCCGGCGACAAGTCATTTGATGATATTGCAAAGATTCTGGACTCACATTTTTCGCCTAAGCCGTTATTAATAGCTGAAAGATTTAGATTTCACAAACGAAACCAGGAAGAAGGCGAGTCTGTTGCTCAATATGTAGCGGTACTCAAGAAACTTACAGAATATTGTGAATTTGGTGCTAATTTGGATGACGCCTTAAGGGACAGGCTAGTGTGCGGATTGAGAAGTGAGGGCCTTCAGAAGCGGTTACTCACTGAGGCCAACCTCACATTGCAGAAAGCGATTGAGATAGCCGTGTCTATGGAGCTGGCTGCTAAAGAAGCACAGCAGTTAGGGGCAGCTGCTAGA aaagaaaataaaactgacagtgaGACTGATTCTGAGGCTGAGCtactaattaaaacactgaataaaaaaagaggcTCAGCAGCATATACTATTACTGCCATGCTGGAAGGGCACCCTGTGAAGATGGAGGTGGATACTGGAGCAGCGGTCTCCCTAATATCAGAGAAActgtttaagaaaaaattaaatcacctTCCACTGAAACACCCTAAGATCATAATAAAGACATACACTGGGGAGAGTGTGCCTATGTTGGGTAAAACAAAGGTTCAGGTTGAACTAAATGGGCAAAGAACCAAATtgcctgtatatattgtaaaaggtgaTTATCCAGCTCTGATGGGCAGATCGTGGCTAGAAAAAGTACAGTTGGATTGGACCAAAGTGAGTGCTGTGTCTGTTGAACAGTCCGAGTTGAATTTGGTCCTGAGAAAGCACCAAGCTGTATTCCAAGAGGAACTGGGGAGTATAACAGGGATTAAAGTGACACTCCGGGTGCAACAAAATTGTCAGCCAAGATTTTTAAAGGCAAGGAGTGTTCCTTACGCTTTAAGACCTAAGGTGGAGGCGGACATTGACCGGCTTGTCAAACTAGGAGTCCTAGACCCTGTTTCTCATTCTGAGTGGGCCACACCTGTGGTTCCGGTGGTCAAGTCTGATGGATCTGTACAATTATGTGGGGACTTTAAGGTAACAGTTAACCCTGTTCTCATAGCTGAGCAATACCCCCTTCCTGTGATTGAAGATATTTTTGCTGGATTAGCTGGGGGAAACAAATTTAGTAAAATAGACCTCAGCCAAGCATACTTGCAAATGCATGTAGATGAGGACTCACAAAAGTACCTCACCATAACAACACATAAAGGGCTGTACCGTTATTGTCGTTTACCCTTTGGAATTACTTCAGCACCAGCTTTATTTCAGCGTGCCATGGATCAGATCCTTAGTGGATTACCAGGGGTACAGTGTTACCTGGATGACATCCTGGTCACAGGGCGAGATGACAAGGAGCACATGGCCAATCTGGATAAAACCTTAAGCAGGCTAGAAAAGTATGGGCTGCGTGTAAACAAGGagaaatgtgactttttcaaaatgtctgtgGAGTACCTAGGACATGTTATTGATTCTGAGGGGTTGCACACAGCTCCTTCAAAAGTGAAGGCAATAGTAGATGCCCCTGCTCCAAGCAATGTCAGCCAACTGAGATCATTCTTGGGTCTCGTGAACTATTATGGGCGTTTCATTCCACAGCTAGCAACGTTGTTGAAACCACTCCATGAGTTGCTGTGTGAGAGTAGACCCTGGAAATGGTCACAGGAGTGTGAAACGACATTTAGCAAAACCAAGGCCGCGCTGGCTGATAAAagagttttaacacattttgacCCATCCTTACCAATTCAGTTAGCTTGCGATGCATCCCCTTACGGTGTTGGGGCTGTGGTGTCGCATATTATGTCAACAGGTGAGGAGCGACCAATTGCATTTGCGTCAAGAACATtgagtaaaactgaaacaaaatatcctcaaattgaaaaagaggctttaagcatcatttttggaataaagaaattccaCACTTACCTCTTTGGTCGAAAATTTACCCTGCTAACAGACCACAGACCTCTCACGTCTATTTTTGGCTCACACACTGGTGTACCATCTatggcagcaagcagactgcagcGCTGGGCATTGCTCCTTGGGGCTCACAATTATGAGATCAAATACAGGCGTTCGGAGGCACATGGAAATGCAGATGGTTTGTCAAGACTTCCCCTACCTGACCAACCCAGAGAACAAGGGcaaaagattttttactttaaGATGGTGGAAAATGCACCTATCACTGCCCACCAGATTAAGCAAGAAACCAAGGGTGATTATACACTGTCAAAACTACTCACCTGCATTCTTAAAGGGCAGGACCTTAGCACCCTTAATGCACTGCCTGATGTTCAGCCTTACCTTTCACGGGGAAAGGAGCTATCTGTGACAGCAGGATGCCTCATGTGGGGCATGCGAGTAATTATACCACAAAGGTTGAGGAAACCCATTCTGGATGAGTTACATCTTGGACACTGTGGTATAGTCCGAATGAAAGAGCTAGCCTGGAGTTATTTTTGGTGGCCTGGACTGGATCGTGATATTGAGGAAAAGGCAAATTCATGTTCATCATGTCAAGGCCTCAGAAATATGCCAAGTCCAGCACCATTGCATCCATGGGAATGGCCTGCCAGTCCTTGGCAACGCGTTCATTTAGATTTTGCAGGACCTGTAGAGGGTGTTATGGTTCTGGTCGCAGTGGATGCACATTCTAAGTGGCCTGAGATCACTGTCATGCCCGACATCACTTCAGAAAAGACAATCCAAACCTTAAGAGAGATGTTTGCACGTTTTGGACTGCCAGAGCAGATCGTGACGGATAATGGGCCTTCTTTTGTATCCCAAGAAATGGAAGAATTCCTAAAAGGTAATGGTATTAAACATCTCCTATCCAGCCCTTATCATCCTTCAACTAATGGCCTGGCTGAAAGAATGGTGCAAACCCTTAAACATGCTCTTAAAGCATCCAAAAGTGAAGCACCATTCAAACAACGTCTTTATACCTTTCTTCTTAAATATCGTAACACACCCCATGCAACAACAGGTATGTCACCAGCTGATCTGTTCCTAAAAAGGCAGCTGAGAACACGTCTTGATTTGTTGAGACCAGCTACCACTCAAATGAGAGTTTATGATAAGCAGCACGATCAAGTAAAACAACGTGCCAAGCGGGCTAAAGATCGTGAGTTTTTCAGTGGAGATGCTGTCCTTGCTCGTAACTATTCCACCACTGAGAAATGGGTACCAGCAACCATTCTTCAAAAGACTGGACCTGTCTCTTATAAGGTATGCACACGAGACCACCAGACATGGAGACGACATGTTGAACAGCTGTTACCCTCTATACCTGTTGAAGAAGCCGGTAGCACAGAAACGTCTGAGGAACCTAGTTTTAGTGAGTTGATCCAAAGCCAGCCAGGAATACCACCTGACTCTACTGTTTCAATTCCTGCCGATGCTGTCGTGCCAAGGTTACCTGAGGTTGCCTTAGGGGATGAACACACCTCAGCTGTACGACGTAACCCTCTCAGAAGCAGGAAGCCTCCTGACCGTCTTAACTTATGA